The Methanobrevibacter sp. genome window below encodes:
- the fen gene encoding flap endonuclease-1, whose amino-acid sequence MGVKLKDIVEPETISFKDLEGRVVSIDAFNTLYQFLSTIRQRDGRPLSDENGNITSHLSGILYRNSSMVEKGIKPIYIFDGKAPELKSETQAKRREVRDEAEQIFKEALRKGDTEKARKFAIRSSKLSPEIIESSKKLLTYMGIPYVEAKGEGEAQAAYLVANGDAYAVASQDYDCLLFGAKRVVRNLAVSSNLGNLEYYQLDKVLRQLNVSREQLVDMGILIGTDFCEGLKGIGAKTALKLAHNGKLEEKIAELQSQSTHDLEEVRDIFLKHNVNTDYKIKWEKPKADKIIEFLCYQHGFSEDRVAKASAKLKNLSSSQGSLDAWF is encoded by the coding sequence ATGGGTGTAAAACTTAAGGATATAGTAGAACCGGAAACAATAAGCTTTAAGGATTTGGAAGGAAGAGTAGTGTCAATTGATGCATTCAATACACTTTATCAGTTCCTATCCACAATCAGACAGAGAGACGGAAGACCATTGAGTGATGAAAACGGAAATATCACTTCACACCTGAGTGGAATACTGTACAGAAACTCATCAATGGTTGAAAAAGGCATAAAACCAATATATATCTTTGACGGGAAAGCACCTGAACTTAAAAGTGAAACACAGGCCAAAAGACGGGAAGTTAGAGATGAAGCCGAACAGATTTTTAAGGAAGCACTCAGGAAAGGCGACACCGAAAAGGCCCGTAAATTTGCCATAAGATCATCAAAACTATCCCCTGAAATCATTGAATCATCAAAAAAACTATTGACATATATGGGAATACCTTATGTTGAAGCCAAAGGTGAAGGTGAAGCTCAGGCAGCTTATCTTGTAGCAAACGGTGACGCATATGCCGTTGCATCACAAGATTATGACTGTCTGCTTTTTGGAGCAAAAAGAGTTGTAAGAAACCTTGCAGTATCATCAAACCTTGGAAACCTTGAATATTACCAGCTGGATAAGGTCTTAAGACAGCTGAACGTTAGCCGTGAACAGCTGGTTGACATGGGAATTTTAATTGGAACCGATTTTTGTGAAGGCCTTAAAGGAATCGGTGCTAAAACTGCACTTAAATTAGCACATAACGGTAAATTAGAAGAAAAAATAGCTGAACTTCAAAGTCAGTCAACTCATGACCTCGAAGAGGTTCGTGACATATTTCTGAAGCATAATGTCAATACTGACTATAAAATAAAATGGGAAAAACCTAAAGCCGATAAAATAATTGAATTTTTATGCTACCAGCATGGCTTTTCCGAAGACCGTGTGGCTAAAGCCTCAGCAAAACTTAAAAACTTAAGTTCATCCCAAGGCAGCCTCGATGCATGGTTTTAA
- a CDS encoding chorismate lyase yields the protein MINKGSIVKNELHDRIREIEQEYDIKFSNTQKVLLSIEGSITAILDVLYGTVSIFTIKQSFEKAGGEKSELLNVGKDDEIHIREVLIHGRGRPMIYALSYIPLSRCKKEAHADIVEGKLPIGKIIKKYKIESRREINDVYIEKPSATLKELFHTSEDFVSRDYVVIENDEIVMWTKESFPISYFSKEI from the coding sequence ATGATTAATAAAGGAAGTATAGTTAAAAACGAATTACATGACAGAATAAGAGAAATAGAACAGGAATACGATATAAAATTTTCAAATACACAGAAAGTGCTATTATCCATTGAAGGGTCAATCACAGCAATACTTGACGTGCTATACGGTACCGTAAGTATCTTCACCATCAAACAAAGCTTTGAAAAAGCTGGCGGTGAAAAGTCAGAACTTTTAAATGTCGGCAAAGATGATGAGATTCACATCAGGGAAGTCCTGATTCATGGAAGAGGAAGGCCAATGATTTATGCACTGTCATACATCCCATTGTCAAGATGCAAAAAAGAAGCTCATGCAGACATTGTAGAGGGCAAACTGCCGATAGGCAAAATTATTAAAAAATATAAAATTGAAAGCAGACGTGAAATCAATGATGTATACATTGAAAAGCCGTCCGCAACACTAAAAGAACTTTTTCATACTTCAGAAGATTTCGTATCCCGTGATTACGTTGTGATTGAAAATGATGAAATTGTGATGTGGACAAAAGAATCATTCCCTATCAGTTACTTTTCAAAAGAAATCTAA